A region of the Mycobacterium sp. NBC_00419 genome:
TGGGCGTGCCTGCCAGCAGGGCGGTCGGGTCGACGTAATCGGCTCGGGCCGCCGGACCCCACATCGCGCCCCAGTGCAGGCAGGCCGCCGCCGGACAACCCGGATGCCCGGCCACCAGCCGCCCCAGCACCGAGGACCCGTCGACCCGTTGCCCGACCCGCACCACCGCGTCGACGGGTTCATAGCTGGTCCGAAGCCCACCCGGGTGCGCCAGCGACACCACCGGCCGCCCGGCGAGCGTGCCGGCGAACACGACTGTCGCAGGCCCGGCGGCGTAGACCTCCTGGCCCGGAGTCCCGGCCAGGTCGACCCCGCGGTGGCCGCGGTGCCAGTCCGGGGCGGGTGCGTCGAAGCCGCGGGTCACCGCCGGGGGCGGGCGAAGGGGCCATTGCAGCCGCCCGGTCTGTGCCGCGGCGGGTTCGGCGAAGCTCAGCAGCGCCACGATCACCGCCGTCAGGATTCGCATCGTCCCAGTTCAGCGCGCCGATCGGGGTTGCGAAAGGCCGGGCCGCCGAGGTTGTGCACCGGCGCGGCGCTGTGGACAAAGCACCCCTTGCGGGCGTGTAAACTTTGGAACGCAACTCGCGCGAGCGGGTTGACTTCGCGCGTCCGCGGTTCGAACCCATTGGTTCGTCACCTGTATGCCGGGCGGTCCCGCTCTCGAGCGGGTCCGGCATCGAAGCGGGCGCCAGGGTCCGGCTCACCCGATGCCGGACGACAACCGACAACAGGTAAGGCACAACCATGGCCGTAGTGACCATGAAGCAGCTGCTCGACAGCGGCACCCACTTCGGGCACCAGACCCGTCGCTGGAATCCCAAGATGAAGCGGTTCATCTTCACCGACCGCAACGGCATCTACATCATCGACCTGCAGCAGACGCTGACCTTCATCGACCAGGCGTACGAGTTCGTCAAGGAAACCGTCGCCCACGGTGGTTCGATCATGTTCGTCGGCACCAAGAAGCAGGCGCAGGAGTCCATCGCCGAAGAAGCCACCCGCGTCGGCATGCCGTACGTGAACCAGCGCTGGCTCGGCGGCATGCTCACCAACTTCTCCACTGTGCACAAGCGTCTTCAGCGTATGAAGGAGCTCGAGGGCATGGAGCAGACCGGTGGCTTCGAGGGACGCACCAAGAAGGAAATCTTGATGCTGACCCGCGAGAAGAACAAGCTCGAGCGGTCCCTGGGTGGTATCCGGGACATGAGCAAGGTGCCCTCGGCGATCTGGGTCGTCGACACCAACAAGGAGCACCTGGCCGTCAGTGAGGCCATCAAGCTCGGTATCCCGGTCATCGCGATCCTGGACACCAACTGCGACCCCGACCAGGTCAACTACCCCATCCCGGGTAACGACGACGCGATCCGGTCGGCTGCACTGCTGACCAAGGTGATCGCCTCCGCGGTCGCCGAGGGCCTCAAGGCCCGCGGTGGCGCCGGCAGTGGCGACAAGCCCGAAGCCGCCGCCGAACCGCTGGCCGAGTGGGAGCAGGAGCTGCTCGAGGGTGCCACGGCATCGGTGCCCACCGAGGCCGGCCCGGTCGCCACTGAATCCGTTACCGAAGAAATCTCCTAAGAAAGGTTCTGATGGCTAACTTTTCCGCTGCCGATGTCAAGCGGCTTCGGGAGCTCACCGGCGCGGGCATGCTCGATTGCAAGAATGCCCTTGCCGAGAGTGACGGCGATTTCGACAAGGCCGTCGAGGCGTTGCGCATCAAGGGTGCGAAGGATGTCGGCAAGCGCGCCGAGCGTGCGACCGCCGAGGGTCTGGTCGCCGCCAAGGATGGCGCCCTGATCGAGCTCAACTCCGAGACCGATTTCGTCGCCAAGAACGCCGAGTTCCAGAACCTGGCCGACCAGATCGTCGACGCCGCCCTGGCCTCCAAGGCCAACGACGTCGAGGCCTTGAAGGCTGCCGCGATCGGCGACAAGACCGTCGAGCAGGCGATCGCCGAACTCTCGGCCAAGATCGGCGAGAAGCTGGAGCTGAAGCGCGCGCAGTACTTCGACGGCAACGTCGAGGCCTACCTGCACAAGCGTGCCGCCGACCTGCCGCCCGCCGTCGGCGTGTTGGTGGAGTTCACCGGCGACGACAAGGATGCCGCGCACGCGGCCGCCCTGCAGATCGCCGCGCTGAAGGCCAAGTACCTCACCCGCGACGACGTTCCGGCCGACCTGGTCGAGACCGAGCGTCGTGTAGCCGAGGAGACCGCCAAGGCCGAGGGCAAGCCGGAGCAGGCACTGCCCAAGATCGTCGAAGGCCGCCTCACCGGCTTCTTCAAGGACGTCGTGCTGCTGGACCAGCCGTCGGTGTCCGACAGCAAGAAGACGGTCAAGGCCCTGCTCGACGAGGCCGGCGTGACCATCACGCGGTTCGTCCGCTTCGAGGTCGGCCAGCAGTAAAGCTTGAGCGGAACACCAATCCGCTCACTGGAAAACCCCGCGCCAGATCCGGTGATCCCGGAGGCGCGGGGTTTTGCCATTTGAGGAGGCAGAGCTATTGAACACGTGTCTGCTAGCGTCGGTTCAGTGACCCGACACGTGCATGCCTTTCGCGACGACGCGCTCGGTGACCTCGACGCCGTCGCCCTGGTCGACGCCATCCGCACCGGCAAGGTATCCCGCCCGGAGGTCGTCGAGGCCGCCATCGCACGCACCGAGGCCGTGAACCCCGAACTCAACGGGCTGGCGCACGAGATGTTCGCCCGTGCCCGCACCCGCGCCTCGGCGCCCGGGAGCGGATACTTCGACGGCGTGCCGACGTTCATCAAAGACAACGTGGACGTCGAGGGCATGCCCACCATGCAGGGCACCGACGCGTGGGATCCGCGCCCGCAGCCCGACCACGGTGACTTCGCCCGCTTCTTTCTGGCCTCCGGCCTGGTTCCGCTGGGCAAGACCCAACTCTCGGAGTTCGGGTTCAGCGCCTCGGCCGAGCATCCGCGGCTCGGCGCCGTCCGCAACCCGTGGGACACCGACTACACCGCAGGTGCGTCCTCGTCGGGGTCGGCCGCGTTCGTCGCGGCCGGCGTGGTGCCCATCGCCCACGCCAACGACGGTGGCGGATCGATCCGTATCCCGGCCGCGTGTAACGGGCTTGTCGGTCTCAAGCCGTCCCGGGGCCGGCTCCCGCTGGACAAGATGTCGCGACAGATGCCGGTCAAGATCGTCAACGACGGCGTGCTGACCCGCTCGGTGCGCGATACCGCGGCGTTTTACCGTGAGGCAGAACGTGTTTGGCGCGACCGTCGGCTCCTGCCCGTCGGCGCCGTCACCGGACCGAGCACCCAACGGCTGAGAATCGCCGTCGTCACGCAGTCGCTGACCCGGCAGAGCAGCCCGAGTGTTCGGGCCCTCACATTGCAGACCGCCGAGCTACTCGAGAGCCTCGGCCACCAGGTCGACCACCTCGACCACAACCCCATCCCGCGCTACTTCGTCGACGACTTCCTTTTGTACTGGGCGCTTTTGGCGATGACCTTGGTGCGGTCAGGGCAGCGGACGTTCGGGCCGACGTTCGACCGCAGCCGGCTGGACAACCTCACGCTCGGCCTCGACCGCTACGCCAGCCGCAATCTGCACCGGATGCCGATCGCGATCACCAGGCTGAGCAGGCTGCGCCGGGTCACCGCCCGGTTCTACCAGACCTACGACGTCCTGCTGACGCCCACGCTGGCCGAGGAGACCCACCCCATCGGCCACCTCGACCCGACCGCCGACTATCAGCAGATCATCGACCGGCTCGTCGACTGGGTGGCGTTCACCCCGTTGCAGAACGCGACCGGCGAGCCGGCCATCTCGCTGCCGCTGGCGCAGTCCGAATCCGGCATGCCGGTCGGGATGATGCTGGGCGGCCCGATCGGCCACGAGCGGCGGCTTCTGGAGTTGGCCTACGAACTCGAGGCGGCCAAGCCGTTTCCGCGAATTCAGACCGTGGCGGTATCCTAATCAGATACAGCGCCGTAACGGCGCTGAGTGGCCGTTAACCAGACAGATACCGTTCGCGGTGACAGCTGAAACAACCCGCGCCCACCATCGTCGGTGTGGAGTCCACTGTGTCACCCACGATTTCGCGACCAACGGCGATCGCCACCTCAACCGGAAACAACACCTTCGTGCGTTTGCTCCGGTTCGCCTTGGCCAACATCCGCCGGAGGCCCGAACGGTTCGTGCTGTCTGTTCTGGGCATTGCGCTGGCCATCACATGCGTCACCGTCGTGCGCACGATTTCGTCGAGTTTTGCTATCACAGGCCAAGATTCGGTCACCGACGTCATCGGCGGCGCACAGCTGTGGGTGGTACCCGCGGCCGGCGTGCACTATGACAGCACTGTCCAGGCACTCGTTGCCGACGGTGCGGCGCCCACGTTGGATCTGCCCGACGGCTGGCGCGGGTTGCGGACGCTGTCGGGAGTGGCCGAGGTCAAGGGCACCCAGGCCTCCGTCCGGGGACGCGATGAAATCGGCTCTGGCAAAGCAATTTTGGGTTCCGGCCTGGCCGACCGGCTGGGTCTGCGGGTCGGCGACCGGGTATCGCTGGGAGATCGGGACCTCGAGGTCGACGTCGCCGGCTCGGGGGAGTCGCTGACGGTCTCGACGGACGTGGCGCAGGCCGTCGTCGGCGATCACGGCTGGTGGACGATCTTCGCACCGGCCGGTGAGGAGAAGGACCGCGACCTCGGACCGACGTTCGGTGCAGCCGTCGGCTTGCCGTCGACCACCGATCCCTCGGTGACGCCACAACCGAACGGCCCCGGCCTGATCTACGACACCGTGGGCGGGTCCGGACCGCTGACCTTCGAGCAGAAGTTCTCGGCGCTGTTCTCTGGCAAGGTGACCGGATCGACGCTCGGCCTGATCTCGATCATCGGACTGGCGCTGGGATTCGTCATCGCGGTGTCCTCGTTTCTGGCTGCCGTGCAGGAGCGGCGTCGCGAGTTCGGCATCATGTCGAGCATCGGACTCGCCGACGAGGTGCTGTACTTCTTCCTTGTCGAATCCGCCGTCATCTTCTTGGCCGCCTACGTCCTCGGCGTGCTGGCGGCGGGAGTCGCTGTCGCACTGGTCATTCCGGGCATCGCCACCCCGATCGCCTGGTTGCAGGCCGCCGGCATGGTGGCCGGCTTCCTGCCCGCGATGGCCATCGTCGGTGCGCTGGTGCCGGTGCACCGGCTACTACAACAACGTCCCGTCGACCTGCTGGGGGACCGCTGATGATCGCCCGTGGTCTGTCCTACGGCTGGCTGGCCGCCCGTCGCCGAGTCGGTGAGATGATCCTGCCCATCGTCACCACCGCAACCGGCGCGTTCCTGGTCGTCATCGTCTTCGGTATGTCGGCCGGCATCCGGGAGCAGTCGGCGGTACTGGGCCACGCTGCCGAGATCGGCCGTGCGGTGATCCTGATCGCCGTCACCGTGCTGCTGGTCGGTGTTGTCGAGGTCGCCGTCGCCACCACCCGCACGGTGGCTCATCGCACCCGCGAACTCGGTGTGCTCGGGGCCACCGGTGTACCACGGGGACCCGTGGTCGCCGCCCTGCTCGTCGAGCCGGTGGTGGCCGCCACCCTTGGTGCAGTGCTCGGTGTCGTGCTGGCCGTGCTGGCATCGATTGTGTTGGCGGTGTTGGGTTTTGTGCCCACCGGGGTCTCGTCCGCGGGCTTGTCGCTGGGGGTGGTGATCGCCGTCCTGGTGAGCATCGTCGCCGCGGTGGCCACCAGCATCGTGCCCACCTGGAACGCAGCGTCGCGTCCTCCCATCCGTTCCCTGACCGGAGGTTAGCCGTGACCGCAGTCGAAGACTCACCGTCGGATACCGCCGAGGTCGCCGGCTCATCACCGGTCATCGAGGTCAGCGACGTCTGGAAGCTGCACAAGCTCGGCGACGAAGTGGTCAAGGCACTCGTTGCGGTCGAATTGACCGTCAAGCCCGGTGAATTCGTCTGCCTGATGGGTCCCAGCGGCAGCGGTAAGTCCACTCTGCTCAACATCATCGGTGGCCTGGACCGTCCGACCAAGGGATCGGTGAGCATCGCCGGCCGGGACACCGGGACCCTGACCGAGAGCCAGTTCGCCGCGCTGCGCCACGACACGATCGGGTTCATCTTCCAGAGCTACAACCTCATCCCGTTCCTGTCCGCGGTCGAGAACGTCGAACTGCCACTGATGTTCGAGCCGTATGACCGCAAGGCACTGCGCCAGCGCGCACTGGAGTTGCTCGACCTCGTCGGCTTGAGCCATCGGGTCCACCACCAGCCGACCAAGATGTCCGGCGGCGAACAACAGCGCACCGCGATCGCCCGGTCGCTGATCAGCAACCCCACCCTGGTGCTCGCCGACGAGCCCACGGCGAATCTGGATCACCGCACCGGGGAGACGGTGGTCCGCATGCTGCGCGACCTGTGCTCGACGCTCGGCGTCACGGTGGTCGCCAGCACCCACGATCCCACGGTGGCCGACGAAGCGAGCCGTGTCGTCCGGATGAAAGACGGACAGATCATCAATGGACAACCGCCATCGGGAGATACCGCATGACACAAGAGCTCGAGGCTTCGCCGCCGACCCAACGCGACAAGCTGCTGACCACTGAACTGATACCGGAGCAGGTGCTGCCCAAGGTCATGACGACCTTCGGCCTCACCGCCACCTACGTCTTCATCATCTGCTGGATCACCGGTTCGTCGATCATGGCGGCCGGCGGCTGGACCGCGATCCCGATGTGGATCCTCGGTATCCTCACGTTCCTCATCCCGGCGGGTATGGCCGTCGCCGAATTGGGCAACCTGTGGCCCGGTGAAGGCGGCGTCTACATCTGGGCGACCCGCACCATGGGGGAGACGTGGGGCTTCATCGGCGGCTACCTGTCGTGGATTCCGGTGGTGCTCAACTCGGCGTCCTCGCCCGCGATCATCCTGCAGTTCCTGCTGCTGGCCTTCCATGCCGAACTGGGCCTGACGCTGAGCATCATCTTGCAGGTGGCGTTGCTGTGGGCCGTCATCGGTTTGGCGCTGGCCAAACTGGCGGCCAACCAACGCATCATGAACACCGTCTTCGTCGTGTACTGGGTGCTGACCGCCGTCATCTTCATCTCGGGTGTCATCTATGCGTTCCGCAACGGTCCTGCGCAGGAGTTCACGGCGCACGCCGCGCTGGTGCCCGACTTCGCCGGCGCCGGCTTCCTGTACGGCACCGTGCTGCTGTACCTGGTGGGCGTGGAGACGCCGTACAACATGGGTGCGGAGTTCCTCTCGGTGCGCAAGAGCGGACCGAAGATGGTGGTGTACGGGTCGATTGCCCTGATCCTGATCTACCTGCTCACCACGCTGGGCACGATCATGGTGCTGCCAGCCGACCAGGTCAATCCGGTCACCGGTGTCATCGGGATGCTCGGTACCGCGGCACCCAAGGGCGTGATGGAAGTGGCGGCCGTCGTGCTGGCCGTCATCGTGTTCGTGGCGTTGATGAGCTACCAGGTCACCTATTCGCGGCTGATCTTCGTCTCCGGCTTGGAGGGTCATCTGCCGCGGATCTTCACCCACCTCAACCCGCGCACCCGCAACCCGGTCACCGCCGTGCTGATCCAGGGTGTGCTGTCCTCGCTGCTCATCGTCGGTCTGTATTCGCAGAGCAGCATGGCCAACGTCACCGTGTTCCTGCAGGGCGGCCTGTCCATCGCGTGGCTGATCTCCGGATTCTTCTTCCTGTTCCCGGTCATCCTGGCCCGTAAGAAGTACGCCGATCGCTATGCGGCCGAGACGTTCTGGCGCATTCCGGGCGGCACGGTCGGGGTGTGGATCACGGTGGTGATCGGCACCATCGGGACCATTGGCGGCATCTACTACTCGTTCGCCAAGTCGTGGATCGCCGATGTGCCCGACAGCACCTGGATGATGTGGACCGGCAGCATCGCCGCCGGCATGTTCGCGCTCGGCGTGGTCGTCTACATCTTCGGCCGGCGCTCGGCGCGCAAGGTGACCCAGGAGGACGCGCTGGCTCATCTCGCGGTCCTCGACCTGACCAAGTCCGATTCAGAGGCGGTGTAACAGCATGACGATGGACAGCATTGTGCTCAACGGTTCCCCAACTGCGGATGCGGTGCGTTACCCGCTCGATCCGCTGTCGGGCGCCGAGATCGAGGCTGCGGCCCAGATCGTCAAGGAGTCCGATTTCGCCACCGGCACAGTCAAGTTCGTGATGATCCAGCTCGCCGAGCCGGACAAGACCCCGACGCTGACGTTCGCCGGGGCGGCCGAGGAGATCCCGCGGCGGGCCTTCATCACGATGTATGACGCGGCGGAGAAGATGATCTATGAGGCGGTCGTCGACATCGGCGCCCGCACCGTCGATTCGTGGACGCCGATCCCGGGACGGTTCCCGTCCTATCTCGTCGAACACATGACCGGTGTGGAGGAGGTGGTCCGCGCCGATCCGCGTTGGCAGGAGGCGATGCGCAAGCGCGGCGTCACCGACTTCGACCTGGCGATGATCGATCCGTGGCCGGCCGGGTACTACGGCGCCGGAGACCATTACGACAATTCGCCTCTGGTCTGCCGGCCGCTGACGTTCATGAGGGCGGCTCCCTCCGAACACGGCTACGCACGACCGGTCGAGGGATTGATCGTCACCTTCGACCTCGACGCCATGAAGGTGATCGACATCGAGGATCACGGTGTCGTGCCGTTGCCGCCCAAATCCGGCAACTACAGCGCGAAGTACATGTTCGACGAGGACAACCGGCCGGCGTTCACGCAGTTTCGCGACGACGTGAAGACCATCGAGATCTCCCAGCCCGACGGCCCGAGCTTCACCGTCGACGGGTGGAATGTGCAGTGGCAGAAGTGGTCTCTGCGGGTGGGGTTCAACCCCCGCGAAGGTCTGACGCTGCACGAGGTCACCTACAACGATCGCGGGACCGTGCGGCCGGTGATGTACCGCGCCGCACTGTCGGAGATGGTGGTGCCCTACGGCGACACCTCGCCGACCCACTGGAACAAGAACGTGTTCGACATGGGCGAAGTCGGGATGGGCTTCTCGGCCAACCCGCTGACGCTTGGCTGTGACTGTCTGGGTGAGATCTACTACTTCGACGGCACGGTTCACGATTCCGACGGCAACGCGGTGGTGATCCCGAATGCGATCTGCATGCATGAGGAGGACTACGGGATCTCCTGGAAGCACACCGATTTCCGCACCGACGAAGTCGAGGTGCGCCGGGCCCGCCGCCTGGTGATCTCGATGATCTGCACCGTCGGCAACTACGAATACGGGTTCTTCTGGTACCTCTACAACGACGCCTCCATCGAGATGGAGGTCAAGCTGTCCGGGGTGCTGACCACCGGCTCGATCCCCGACGGTGAGGTCCCGCGCTGGGGCAAGCTCGTCGCGCCGGGGATCTACGGCCCAAATCACCAGCACTTCTTCAACTTCCGGCTGGATATGACCGTCGACGGGCCGGATAACAGTGTCTACGAGGTCGATTCGCTACCGGAGCCCGAGCCCGAGCTCAATCCGCACCACAACGCGTGGATCGCCAAGGACACGCTGGTGGCATCGGAGGCGCAGGGAGCCAGGGACTGGAACTGGTCCACCGGGCGGTACTGGAAGGTCGTCAACCCCTCCAAGCTCAACGAACTGGGCGCTCCGGTGGGCTACAAGTTGATGCCCCGCGATCCGGTGCCGGTCATGGTGCAGGAGGGCTCCTACATCTACGACCGGGCCCGCTTCGTCCAGCACAACCTCTGGGTGACCAAGTACGACCCCGCGGAGAAGTTCGCCGCCGGCGACTACATGTACCAGTGCGCCGAGGCCCAAGGTCTGCCGCAGTACGTCGCCGACGACGCGCCGCTGGAGAACACCGACATCGTGCTCTGGTACACCGTCGGGGCGCATCACATCGTGTGCCCGGAGGACTGGCCGGTGATGCCGTGCCACTACACCGGGTTCAAGATGAAGCCCATCGGCTTCTTCGACGGCAATCCGGCGCTCGACGTGCCGCCGTCACCGCCGAAGGGCTGCCACAGCCATCACTGACAGCGGGCAGCGGGCAGCGGTGGCAGACCACCGAACACGCCCCGGCACGATGTCCGCAAGAGCGGTAACCATCGGCACCAGGCCGAGCGCGTACTCAACGACGAGCAGCTGGATCAGGCGATGGACTCGTGGCAACCAGCTGGTTCGCCGGTCGCTCCCGTGAGTAGGCCTGCGGACGCGAACGGGTGAAGGCGTTGCCGCGCAATCATTCCGGTGGCGAGATGCACCGTCAGAACGCGAGGACGGTGAGAATCCGGCGGAACTCGCGCCGTTGGTCGCTGCTGAGGTCTGCCATCAAGCGCTGTTCGGCGGCGCGCACACCCTCGTCGGTGCTTGCCAGCAATGTCACGCCGGCGCGGGTGAGTGTCGCCGGCAACGAGCGCCCCGATGCCACGGTGGCCGGCCGGGTCACCAGTCCGCGTTGCTCCAGACTGCGCATGACCATGTTCATCGCCTGCGGGGAGACGCCGGTGTCGCGCGCGAGCTCGGCGTTGGACCGCTGCCCGGATTTCGACAGCAGCCGCATGCAGATGTATTGCGGGAACGACAGGTCCGCAGATCCCAGCACCGTGGCGCTCACCTCCGCGCGCAGCGCTGAGGTGACCCGCTGCAACAGGTAGCCCAGGGGTTCGTCACCGGACGCAGACATGTCAATCATCTTGACATATATCAATCGGGTTGATATCCATGGATCATGAGTACACCCGAAGATCTCTTTGAATCCGCCTACCGCGGTGACGCGCCGGAGTTCCAGGGAGTCCGCCCGCCGTGGAGCATCGGCGAGCCGCAGCCCGAGATCGCGGCGCTGATCGAGCAGGGCAAGTTCCACGGCGACGTCCTGGACGCCGGATGCGGCGAGGCGGCGGTATCGCTCTACCTGGCCGAGCGTGGCGTCACCACGGTCGGGTTGGATCTCTCGCCGACCGCCATCGAGCTGGCCCGTGCCGAGGCCACCCGCCGCGGTCTGTCCAACGCCACCTTCGCCGTCGCCGACATCAGTGCCTTCGGTGGGTATGACGGCCGGTTCGGCACCATCGTCGACTCCACGCTGTTCCACTCGATGCCGGTCGAGGCGCGCGACGGTTACCAACGCTCGATCGTGCGCGCCGCCGCGCCCGGGGCGTCCTACTTCGTGCTGACCTTCGACGCCGCGACGATGCCGGGCAACGGGACTGCCCATCCCGTGACCGCCGAGGAGTTGCGTGCCGCGGTCGAACCGTACTGGGTGATCGACGAGATTCGTCCCGCGCGCATCCATGGCAACGTGCCCGAGGAATTGGTGTCGATGGTCGAGTTGGCCGGCAGCGATCTGCGTGACGCACCCAAGGGCCGCAAGTCCATGCCGGGGTGGTTGTTGTCGGCTCACTCGGCTGAGAAGTGACGCGCCTGACGTAGTCTGACGGCCATGGAGCTACTACGCCACGTAGTCGTCTTGCTGCACATCACCGGGTTCGCCGTCGTCTTCGGCGCCTGGGTCGCCGAAGCCGCGGCCACGCGGTTCCGCGTCACCCGCGTCATGGATTACGGGTTGCTGCTGTCCCTGCTGACCGGGCTGGCGCTGGCTGCGCCGTGGCCGGCGGGCATCGTGCACAACTACCCCAAGATCGGGCTCAAGCTCGTCATCCTGATCGTGATCGGTGGCCTACTCGGAATGGGTGGAGCCCGGCAGCGGCGTAGCGGCGAGCCGGTCCCGCGGCCGATTTTCGTCTCGGTGGGCGTGCTGACGTTCGTGGCGGCAGCCGTCGCCGTGCTCTGGTGACGGTCGTTTGCGCATCCGTAACCCGGGAATTCCGTCTGATCGGCGATGAGGCAGGATGGAAGTGCCGTCTCGGGCGTCGCCGAGATGGCACTCTCATGCC
Encoded here:
- a CDS encoding M23 family metallopeptidase yields the protein MRILTAVIVALLSFAEPAAAQTGRLQWPLRPPPAVTRGFDAPAPDWHRGHRGVDLAGTPGQEVYAAGPATVVFAGTLAGRPVVSLAHPGGLRTSYEPVDAVVRVGQRVDGSSVLGRLVAGHPGCPAAACLHWGAMWGPAARADYVDPTALLAGTPIRLKPLAGLG
- the rpsB gene encoding 30S ribosomal protein S2, giving the protein MAVVTMKQLLDSGTHFGHQTRRWNPKMKRFIFTDRNGIYIIDLQQTLTFIDQAYEFVKETVAHGGSIMFVGTKKQAQESIAEEATRVGMPYVNQRWLGGMLTNFSTVHKRLQRMKELEGMEQTGGFEGRTKKEILMLTREKNKLERSLGGIRDMSKVPSAIWVVDTNKEHLAVSEAIKLGIPVIAILDTNCDPDQVNYPIPGNDDAIRSAALLTKVIASAVAEGLKARGGAGSGDKPEAAAEPLAEWEQELLEGATASVPTEAGPVATESVTEEIS
- the tsf gene encoding translation elongation factor Ts, producing MANFSAADVKRLRELTGAGMLDCKNALAESDGDFDKAVEALRIKGAKDVGKRAERATAEGLVAAKDGALIELNSETDFVAKNAEFQNLADQIVDAALASKANDVEALKAAAIGDKTVEQAIAELSAKIGEKLELKRAQYFDGNVEAYLHKRAADLPPAVGVLVEFTGDDKDAAHAAALQIAALKAKYLTRDDVPADLVETERRVAEETAKAEGKPEQALPKIVEGRLTGFFKDVVLLDQPSVSDSKKTVKALLDEAGVTITRFVRFEVGQQ
- a CDS encoding amidase, giving the protein MTRHVHAFRDDALGDLDAVALVDAIRTGKVSRPEVVEAAIARTEAVNPELNGLAHEMFARARTRASAPGSGYFDGVPTFIKDNVDVEGMPTMQGTDAWDPRPQPDHGDFARFFLASGLVPLGKTQLSEFGFSASAEHPRLGAVRNPWDTDYTAGASSSGSAAFVAAGVVPIAHANDGGGSIRIPAACNGLVGLKPSRGRLPLDKMSRQMPVKIVNDGVLTRSVRDTAAFYREAERVWRDRRLLPVGAVTGPSTQRLRIAVVTQSLTRQSSPSVRALTLQTAELLESLGHQVDHLDHNPIPRYFVDDFLLYWALLAMTLVRSGQRTFGPTFDRSRLDNLTLGLDRYASRNLHRMPIAITRLSRLRRVTARFYQTYDVLLTPTLAEETHPIGHLDPTADYQQIIDRLVDWVAFTPLQNATGEPAISLPLAQSESGMPVGMMLGGPIGHERRLLELAYELEAAKPFPRIQTVAVS
- a CDS encoding ABC transporter permease, which gives rise to MESTVSPTISRPTAIATSTGNNTFVRLLRFALANIRRRPERFVLSVLGIALAITCVTVVRTISSSFAITGQDSVTDVIGGAQLWVVPAAGVHYDSTVQALVADGAAPTLDLPDGWRGLRTLSGVAEVKGTQASVRGRDEIGSGKAILGSGLADRLGLRVGDRVSLGDRDLEVDVAGSGESLTVSTDVAQAVVGDHGWWTIFAPAGEEKDRDLGPTFGAAVGLPSTTDPSVTPQPNGPGLIYDTVGGSGPLTFEQKFSALFSGKVTGSTLGLISIIGLALGFVIAVSSFLAAVQERRREFGIMSSIGLADEVLYFFLVESAVIFLAAYVLGVLAAGVAVALVIPGIATPIAWLQAAGMVAGFLPAMAIVGALVPVHRLLQQRPVDLLGDR
- a CDS encoding ABC transporter permease → MIARGLSYGWLAARRRVGEMILPIVTTATGAFLVVIVFGMSAGIREQSAVLGHAAEIGRAVILIAVTVLLVGVVEVAVATTRTVAHRTRELGVLGATGVPRGPVVAALLVEPVVAATLGAVLGVVLAVLASIVLAVLGFVPTGVSSAGLSLGVVIAVLVSIVAAVATSIVPTWNAASRPPIRSLTGG
- a CDS encoding ABC transporter ATP-binding protein, producing MTAVEDSPSDTAEVAGSSPVIEVSDVWKLHKLGDEVVKALVAVELTVKPGEFVCLMGPSGSGKSTLLNIIGGLDRPTKGSVSIAGRDTGTLTESQFAALRHDTIGFIFQSYNLIPFLSAVENVELPLMFEPYDRKALRQRALELLDLVGLSHRVHHQPTKMSGGEQQRTAIARSLISNPTLVLADEPTANLDHRTGETVVRMLRDLCSTLGVTVVASTHDPTVADEASRVVRMKDGQIINGQPPSGDTA
- a CDS encoding APC family permease, with the translated sequence MTQELEASPPTQRDKLLTTELIPEQVLPKVMTTFGLTATYVFIICWITGSSIMAAGGWTAIPMWILGILTFLIPAGMAVAELGNLWPGEGGVYIWATRTMGETWGFIGGYLSWIPVVLNSASSPAIILQFLLLAFHAELGLTLSIILQVALLWAVIGLALAKLAANQRIMNTVFVVYWVLTAVIFISGVIYAFRNGPAQEFTAHAALVPDFAGAGFLYGTVLLYLVGVETPYNMGAEFLSVRKSGPKMVVYGSIALILIYLLTTLGTIMVLPADQVNPVTGVIGMLGTAAPKGVMEVAAVVLAVIVFVALMSYQVTYSRLIFVSGLEGHLPRIFTHLNPRTRNPVTAVLIQGVLSSLLIVGLYSQSSMANVTVFLQGGLSIAWLISGFFFLFPVILARKKYADRYAAETFWRIPGGTVGVWITVVIGTIGTIGGIYYSFAKSWIADVPDSTWMMWTGSIAAGMFALGVVVYIFGRRSARKVTQEDALAHLAVLDLTKSDSEAV
- a CDS encoding primary-amine oxidase, producing MTMDSIVLNGSPTADAVRYPLDPLSGAEIEAAAQIVKESDFATGTVKFVMIQLAEPDKTPTLTFAGAAEEIPRRAFITMYDAAEKMIYEAVVDIGARTVDSWTPIPGRFPSYLVEHMTGVEEVVRADPRWQEAMRKRGVTDFDLAMIDPWPAGYYGAGDHYDNSPLVCRPLTFMRAAPSEHGYARPVEGLIVTFDLDAMKVIDIEDHGVVPLPPKSGNYSAKYMFDEDNRPAFTQFRDDVKTIEISQPDGPSFTVDGWNVQWQKWSLRVGFNPREGLTLHEVTYNDRGTVRPVMYRAALSEMVVPYGDTSPTHWNKNVFDMGEVGMGFSANPLTLGCDCLGEIYYFDGTVHDSDGNAVVIPNAICMHEEDYGISWKHTDFRTDEVEVRRARRLVISMICTVGNYEYGFFWYLYNDASIEMEVKLSGVLTTGSIPDGEVPRWGKLVAPGIYGPNHQHFFNFRLDMTVDGPDNSVYEVDSLPEPEPELNPHHNAWIAKDTLVASEAQGARDWNWSTGRYWKVVNPSKLNELGAPVGYKLMPRDPVPVMVQEGSYIYDRARFVQHNLWVTKYDPAEKFAAGDYMYQCAEAQGLPQYVADDAPLENTDIVLWYTVGAHHIVCPEDWPVMPCHYTGFKMKPIGFFDGNPALDVPPSPPKGCHSHH
- a CDS encoding MarR family winged helix-turn-helix transcriptional regulator — its product is MSASGDEPLGYLLQRVTSALRAEVSATVLGSADLSFPQYICMRLLSKSGQRSNAELARDTGVSPQAMNMVMRSLEQRGLVTRPATVASGRSLPATLTRAGVTLLASTDEGVRAAEQRLMADLSSDQRREFRRILTVLAF
- a CDS encoding class I SAM-dependent methyltransferase → MSTPEDLFESAYRGDAPEFQGVRPPWSIGEPQPEIAALIEQGKFHGDVLDAGCGEAAVSLYLAERGVTTVGLDLSPTAIELARAEATRRGLSNATFAVADISAFGGYDGRFGTIVDSTLFHSMPVEARDGYQRSIVRAAAPGASYFVLTFDAATMPGNGTAHPVTAEELRAAVEPYWVIDEIRPARIHGNVPEELVSMVELAGSDLRDAPKGRKSMPGWLLSAHSAEK